A region of Beijerinckia sp. 28-YEA-48 DNA encodes the following proteins:
- a CDS encoding glycosyl hydrolase family 8: MRILKAIVTASLLFASSVQAQTVTPANVPASEPRRALALDARVLPLGGTFKALQYWQAYKARFITNNGRVVDTANDLISHSEGQGYAMLLAVAANDRSTFDRIWTWTRANLMVRDDQLMAWRWSPNHRPGVSDMNNASDGDILVAWALAEAGELWADVSYYIAGRRIAVEVGRKLVLFKSQQGALLLPAINGFSAGDRPDGPVLNLSYYVFPAFSRLYLVAPELDWNGLTQTGLDLMKTARFGPQNLPTEWISIRDSGIRPADGFPAQFSYNSIRIPLYMAWAGVGDWDSYAPFYAWANRKRGTVAAIEVSSGREVEQLSEAGYASIAALVSCAVDQTQIPANLRATRDADNYYPTTLHMMTLLAIQMRYASCLRN; the protein is encoded by the coding sequence ATGCGTATCCTGAAGGCGATCGTGACCGCCTCGCTGTTGTTTGCGTCCTCAGTCCAGGCGCAGACCGTGACGCCGGCCAATGTGCCGGCGAGCGAGCCGCGGCGCGCTCTCGCCCTGGATGCGCGCGTGCTGCCGCTCGGCGGCACGTTCAAGGCCTTGCAATATTGGCAGGCCTATAAGGCGCGCTTCATCACCAACAACGGCCGCGTCGTCGACACCGCCAACGATCTCATCAGCCATAGCGAAGGCCAGGGCTATGCGATGTTGCTGGCGGTCGCCGCCAACGACCGCTCGACGTTCGACCGCATCTGGACCTGGACGCGCGCCAATCTGATGGTGCGCGACGATCAGCTGATGGCCTGGCGCTGGTCGCCCAATCATCGCCCTGGCGTCTCGGACATGAACAATGCCAGCGACGGCGATATTCTCGTCGCCTGGGCGCTCGCCGAAGCCGGCGAGCTATGGGCCGATGTCTCCTATTATATTGCCGGGCGGCGCATTGCCGTTGAAGTCGGCCGCAAGCTGGTTCTGTTCAAGAGCCAGCAGGGCGCGCTGCTGTTGCCGGCGATCAACGGCTTCTCCGCCGGCGATCGACCCGACGGCCCGGTGCTGAACCTGTCCTATTATGTGTTTCCGGCCTTCTCGCGGCTTTATCTCGTCGCGCCCGAGCTCGATTGGAACGGGCTGACGCAGACCGGCCTCGACCTGATGAAGACGGCGCGCTTTGGCCCGCAGAATCTGCCGACCGAATGGATCTCCATCCGCGACAGCGGCATCCGGCCAGCCGACGGCTTTCCAGCGCAGTTCTCCTATAATTCGATCCGCATTCCGCTCTACATGGCTTGGGCCGGCGTCGGCGATTGGGACAGCTACGCACCGTTCTACGCTTGGGCCAACCGCAAGCGCGGCACGGTCGCGGCCATTGAAGTAAGTTCTGGTCGCGAAGTCGAACAGCTGAGCGAAGCCGGCTATGCGAGCATCGCGGCCTTGGTGTCTTGTGCCGTCGATCAGACACAGATCCCCGCCAATCTGCGGGCGACGCGCGACGCCGACAATTACTATCCGACGACCCTGCATATGATGACGTTGCTGGCGATTCAGATGAGGTATGCTTCATGCCTCAGAAATTGA
- a CDS encoding cellulose biosynthesis cyclic di-GMP-binding regulatory protein BcsB — protein MAATSAHGQPIFTTAPPSLQRLQPMTSQPSQPSQPQTPSDLYGVQQLRRSLPPQASTETRAPPRQIPLGPAPTTAEAPAAAPQVPVAQAPVAPAPVAQAPMAQAPVAQAPVAQAPSTAQTAPVAPAPGMAPVAIPASPQMAAPKPFTPTAQPRQPITSHIGSLKENGVVLRHLSNNVQGFRLTGEIGSSEWPLYMTESQIQRGLKFQIGFLSAVSVMPEASYLTLMINDQTVGRTNITGSRGVRTAVFDIPDGLMKAGFNSIRIMAEQRHRVDCSLQATYELWTQIDPTQTGLVLSGSGAVTNIAELAALPVDEQGAMPIRAVIPGKTSVAGIDRVIRATQMLALYGRFQQTVVDVGPLADGIHGINLAIGTIAEIGSLLGPMNVGQVLGPRVVIVPASGGKRTTVVFTGRTDEDVNAALRQFAISSELKGTPQGIRAAQAFPGYRLFGGERVKLRDLGVISQEFSGRLFRVGFNVVLPPDFYSADYAKVILDLAGGYAPGLRAGAQVVVSVNTRTAVSLSLPKSSGDVFQRNPIPIPLGTLRPGLNRIEIEAQLAVPSDTACDPLAAITGQKRFLLLDSTEIELPKIARIGRMPDLAVTATGAFPYAAAEKRPVLYVPAPSKEAIGAAATIATRLATSAGKPIDFELTLSAPTAEQGPALIVAPALSVQGDTFKSVGLQQQAILDNWNEAVNAEAAPLSDQLTRTEAMARHRLVLQRNFPAACHMPTPQGGYRTAEASAKFTTDRFAVGAIGEADKGLYDEWDSNIRNQGGIIGRAVNTYNRVVDWGSSLFSDTRGWIGDHFEVRIQRPVLTRQASLVMAQDLTGSTPDGVRTLVTAPNAAMLAQSVACLIDPRVWQQISGRVSVLNAAEGAMVDIPVENARLVATQPMSIDNMRLIAAGWLSLNRNIYVLLAFILALVLACATHWFLKGVGRST, from the coding sequence ATGGCCGCCACCAGCGCGCATGGGCAGCCGATATTCACGACCGCGCCGCCGAGCTTGCAGCGCCTACAGCCGATGACGTCGCAACCATCGCAGCCGTCCCAGCCGCAAACGCCCTCCGATCTCTACGGCGTCCAACAATTGCGCCGGTCGCTTCCCCCGCAGGCCAGCACCGAGACGCGCGCGCCGCCGCGCCAGATTCCCCTCGGCCCCGCGCCGACGACGGCTGAAGCGCCAGCCGCCGCACCGCAGGTCCCCGTCGCTCAAGCGCCAGTTGCGCCTGCGCCCGTGGCGCAAGCCCCAATGGCTCAAGCCCCTGTGGCTCAAGCCCCTGTGGCGCAAGCCCCGTCAACGGCCCAGACCGCCCCCGTCGCGCCGGCGCCCGGGATGGCCCCGGTCGCCATTCCAGCTTCGCCGCAAATGGCCGCGCCGAAACCGTTCACGCCAACGGCCCAGCCGCGCCAGCCCATCACCAGCCATATCGGCTCGCTGAAGGAAAACGGCGTCGTTCTGCGGCATCTCTCCAACAATGTGCAGGGCTTCCGCCTGACCGGCGAAATCGGTTCGTCCGAATGGCCGCTCTACATGACCGAAAGCCAGATTCAGCGTGGACTGAAATTCCAGATCGGCTTTCTGTCGGCGGTCTCCGTCATGCCGGAGGCGTCCTATCTGACCTTGATGATCAACGATCAGACGGTCGGCCGCACCAATATCACCGGCTCGCGCGGCGTGCGCACCGCCGTCTTCGACATTCCCGACGGCCTGATGAAAGCCGGCTTCAACTCGATCCGCATCATGGCCGAGCAGCGCCATCGCGTCGATTGCTCGCTGCAAGCGACCTATGAATTGTGGACGCAGATCGACCCGACCCAGACGGGCCTTGTGCTTTCGGGCAGTGGCGCCGTCACCAATATCGCCGAACTCGCCGCCCTGCCCGTTGACGAACAGGGCGCCATGCCAATCCGCGCCGTCATCCCCGGCAAGACCAGCGTCGCGGGTATCGATCGCGTCATCCGCGCCACCCAGATGCTGGCGCTCTACGGCCGCTTCCAGCAGACCGTCGTCGATGTCGGCCCGCTCGCCGACGGCATCCATGGCATCAATCTCGCCATCGGCACCATCGCCGAGATCGGCAGCCTGCTCGGGCCGATGAATGTCGGTCAGGTGCTGGGGCCACGCGTCGTCATCGTGCCGGCCTCCGGCGGCAAGCGCACCACCGTGGTCTTCACCGGCCGCACCGATGAAGATGTGAACGCGGCGCTACGCCAGTTCGCCATCTCGTCGGAACTGAAAGGCACGCCGCAAGGCATTCGCGCCGCGCAGGCTTTCCCCGGCTATCGGCTGTTCGGCGGCGAACGCGTCAAACTGCGCGATCTCGGCGTCATCAGCCAGGAATTCAGCGGCCGCCTCTTCCGCGTCGGCTTCAATGTGGTCCTGCCACCGGACTTCTATTCCGCCGATTATGCGAAAGTGATTCTCGACCTCGCCGGCGGTTATGCGCCCGGTTTGCGCGCCGGCGCCCAGGTCGTCGTCAGCGTCAACACCCGCACCGCGGTCAGCTTGAGCCTGCCCAAGAGCAGCGGCGACGTCTTCCAGCGCAATCCGATTCCGATTCCCCTCGGCACCCTGCGCCCCGGCCTCAACCGCATCGAAATCGAGGCGCAACTGGCGGTTCCCAGCGACACGGCTTGCGACCCCCTCGCCGCCATCACCGGCCAAAAACGCTTCCTGTTGCTCGATTCGACCGAGATCGAATTGCCGAAAATCGCCCGCATCGGCCGCATGCCCGACCTTGCGGTGACCGCGACCGGCGCCTTCCCCTACGCCGCCGCCGAAAAGCGCCCGGTGCTTTATGTGCCAGCGCCAAGCAAGGAAGCGATTGGCGCTGCCGCGACCATCGCCACGCGCCTTGCCACCTCCGCCGGTAAGCCGATCGATTTCGAATTGACCTTGAGCGCGCCAACCGCGGAACAAGGCCCCGCCCTGATCGTCGCGCCGGCGCTCTCCGTGCAAGGCGACACGTTCAAATCCGTCGGCCTGCAGCAGCAGGCCATCCTCGACAATTGGAACGAAGCGGTGAATGCGGAAGCCGCGCCTCTGTCCGATCAATTGACGCGCACCGAAGCCATGGCCCGCCATCGCCTCGTCCTGCAACGCAACTTCCCCGCCGCCTGCCACATGCCAACGCCGCAAGGCGGCTATCGCACCGCCGAGGCTTCAGCCAAATTCACCACCGACCGGTTCGCCGTCGGCGCCATCGGCGAGGCGGACAAGGGTCTCTACGATGAGTGGGATTCCAATATCCGCAACCAGGGCGGCATCATTGGCAGAGCTGTCAACACCTATAACCGTGTCGTCGATTGGGGCAGCTCTCTCTTCAGCGATACACGCGGCTGGATCGGCGACCACTTCGAGGTGCGCATCCAACGTCCGGTCCTGACCCGCCAAGCCTCGCTCGTCATGGCCCAGGATCTGACCGGCAGCACCCCCGACGGCGTACGCACCCTGGTGACAGCGCCAAACGCCGCCATGCTCGCGCAGTCGGTCGCCTGTCTGATCGACCCGCGTGTCTGGCAGCAGATCAGCGGCCGTGTCTCGGTGTTGAACGCCGCCGAAGGCGCCATGGTCGATATCCCGGTCGAGAACGCCCGGTTGGTGGCGACGCAACCGATGTCGATCGACAATATGCGGCTGATCGCAGCCGGCTGGCTGTCGCTGAATCGAAATATTTACGTTCTGTTGGCCTTCATACTGGCGCTGGTTCTAGCGTGTGCCACGCACTGGTTCTTGAAGGGCGTGGGTCGGAGTACATGA